One Halictus rubicundus isolate RS-2024b chromosome 10, iyHalRubi1_principal, whole genome shotgun sequence genomic window carries:
- the Hps1 gene encoding Hermansky-Pudlak syndrome 1 protein isoform X2, whose product MKGILIFDHLNDVLFTKCNKKFANHVQKLARMQGLISDSKDSQDTSETESKLNPNVIMQLFSPIVTSQHVMASQFGNSYTSMRCHDGTNMVFDEFMGYTFIYISLEEVELMKRTLGVCVSIVRHVCGPDVGILKISRHKVCLVSSLLDAWVHLRDREQSMLTEAIEQLSINTDLGVSILKVLHDACDKLKTQSEFSNVHILILVEQKFLSLYSSKNAHDLYASDILMMMLMCWVVNLKRNGEYLYGYNGNTDDDRNDILLPDNNSFKEEQIAFGGKLANPTSEDITNLFRGSRESSINEGLHSLMDDDLYSNILLLGSEHDYIANAVHIFELAEGINLVMIVEVTNLATSSGLYDSFHYLNIINGLQLQRDIDELRPAFENFDLAMKKALDGIKKNRANVSNDVDMCQRRLQVKWEFVRKKYMDLLKSRDPESVLQIESNTSGFTDNLKELYRLTCFDKNFLKQGIDVLTTVGRLVRQKLNDFSDFLKVKALKNFTLGSYLEEFPGLVHFIYIDRTTHRLTAPTLDFTNPETLTLTTKKIWNMVKQSRMHLEEGHLSVMWKDTTFNYAYFLWFEDSSGSPLKCKVYLNHIMKNFPVPGIFCGDYYRKLAETCFPKLSPNKIRIYELYCVHLGLATSSCVLEHSRRLAATIWEVTGVPNNPADIL is encoded by the exons ATGAAGGGGATTTTAATTTTCGACCATCTCAACGATGTTCTTTTTACGAAGTGCAATAAAAAGTTTGCGAATCATGTACAAAAGTTAGCTAGAATGCAAGGACTGATTTCCGACAGTAAG GACTCGCAGGATACAAGTGAGACAGAATCAAAACTTAATCCAAATGTCATAATGCAATTGTTTTCACCTATTGTTACATCCCAGCATGTAATGGCTTCTCAATTTGGTAATTCTTATACCTCAATGAGATGCCACGATGGAACGAATATGGTATTTGATGAATTTATGGGATATACTTTTATCTACATCTCTTTGGAAGAAGTAGAATTGATGAAAAGAACTTTAGGTGTTTGCGTATCAATTGTTAGACATGTCTGTGGACCGGACGTTGGAAT ATTAAAAATAAGCAGACATAAGGTATGCTTAGTATCTTCCTTGTTGGATGCATGGGTGCATCTAAGAGATCGTGAGCAAAGCATGCTCACAGAAGCAATAGAGCAATTATCAATAAACACTGACCTAGGTGTATCAATACTAAAAGTATTACATGATGCCTGTGACAAACTGAAGACACAGTCTGAATTCTCTAATGTCCACATTTTGATATTGGTGGAGCAAAAGTTTCTATCACTATATTCAAGTAAAAATGCTCATGACTTGTATGCTTCTGATATATTGATGATGATGCTTATGTGTTGGGTAGTAAATCTAAAAAGGAATGGTGAATATCTATATGGATACAATGGCAACACAGATGACGACCGTAATGATATTCTTTTACCTGACAATAATTCTTTCAAAGAAGAGCAAATTGCTTTTGGAGGAAAGCTTGCAAATCCTACTTCAGAAGATATTACAAACTTATTCA GAGGGTCGAGAGAATCTTCCATTAACGAAGGTTTACATTCTTTAATGGACGATGATTTGTACAGCAATATACTTCTGCTCGGATCCGAACACGATTACATCGCTAATGCAGTTCACATTTTTGAATTAGCCGAAGGCATTAATCTTGTCATGATAGTGGAAGTAACGAATCTGGCTACATCGTCCGGATTGTACGATAgttttcattatttaaatattataaatggTCTACAACTTCAAAGAGACATTGACGAGTTAAGACCAGCATTCGAAAATTTTGACTTAGCAATGAAGAAAGCATTAGATGGAATCAAGAAGAACAGAGCCAATGTTAGCAACGACGTCGACATGTGTCAGAGAAGGTTGCAAGTAAAGTGGGAGTTCGTTAGGAAAAAGTATATGGATCTCTTGAAATCCAGAGATCCAGAGTCTGTTCTTCAGATCGAATCGAATACGTCTGGGTTCACAgataatttaaaagaattatacaGATTAACGTGCTTCGACAAGAACTTCCTAAAGCAAGGCATTGACGTGCTTACAACCGTAGGCAGGCTTGTTCGTCAAAAACTGAACGATTTCAGTGATTTCCTCAAAGTAAAAGCACTGAAGAACTTCACGCTTGGATC ATATCTAGAAGAGTTTCCAGGCCTTGTGCATTTCATATACATAGACAGAACCACTCATCGGCTAACAGCTCCAACATTAGACTTTACAAATCCAGAAACTCTCACTCTTACAACAAAGAag ATTTGGAATATGGTGAAGCAAAGTAGAATGCATTTAGAAGAAGGACACTTGTCGGTCATGTGGAAAGATACAACATTCAATTATGCTTATTTTTTATGGTTTGAGGACAGTTCT gGATCACCATTAAAGTGTAAAGTTTATTTGAATCACATAATGAAAAATTTTCCTGTGCCTGGTATATTTTGCGGAGATTATTACAG aaaattagcTGAAACATGTTTTCCTAAATTATCCCCGAACAAAATCAGAATCTACGAACTTTACTGCGTTCACCTCGGCTTGGCAACATCATCGTGCGTTTTAGAACATTCCAGGAGACTCGCGGCTACAATATGGGAAGTCACAGGCGTCCCGAATAATCCTGCCGACATACTTTAA
- the Hps1 gene encoding Hermansky-Pudlak syndrome 1 protein isoform X1, with translation MKGILIFDHLNDVLFTKCNKKFANHVQKLARMQGLISDSKDSQDTSETESKLNPNVIMQLFSPIVTSQHVMASQFGNSYTSMRCHDGTNMVFDEFMGYTFIYISLEEVELMKRTLGVCVSIVRHVCGPDVGILKISRHKVCLVSSLLDAWVHLRDREQSMLTEAIEQLSINTDLGVSILKVLHDACDKLKTQSEFSNVHILILVEQKFLSLYSSKNAHDLYASDILMMMLMCWVVNLKRNGEYLYGYNGNTDDDRNDILLPDNNSFKEEQIAFGGKLANPTSEDITNLFRGSRESSINEGLHSLMDDDLYSNILLLGSEHDYIANAVHIFELAEGINLVMIVEVTNLATSSGLYDSFHYLNIINGLQLQRDIDELRPAFENFDLAMKKALDGIKKNRANVSNDVDMCQRRLQVKWEFVRKKYMDLLKSRDPESVLQIESNTSGFTDNLKELYRLTCFDKNFLKQGIDVLTTVGRLVRQKLNDFSDFLKVKALKNFTLGSRTSLTINKYLEEFPGLVHFIYIDRTTHRLTAPTLDFTNPETLTLTTKKIWNMVKQSRMHLEEGHLSVMWKDTTFNYAYFLWFEDSSGSPLKCKVYLNHIMKNFPVPGIFCGDYYRKLAETCFPKLSPNKIRIYELYCVHLGLATSSCVLEHSRRLAATIWEVTGVPNNPADIL, from the exons ATGAAGGGGATTTTAATTTTCGACCATCTCAACGATGTTCTTTTTACGAAGTGCAATAAAAAGTTTGCGAATCATGTACAAAAGTTAGCTAGAATGCAAGGACTGATTTCCGACAGTAAG GACTCGCAGGATACAAGTGAGACAGAATCAAAACTTAATCCAAATGTCATAATGCAATTGTTTTCACCTATTGTTACATCCCAGCATGTAATGGCTTCTCAATTTGGTAATTCTTATACCTCAATGAGATGCCACGATGGAACGAATATGGTATTTGATGAATTTATGGGATATACTTTTATCTACATCTCTTTGGAAGAAGTAGAATTGATGAAAAGAACTTTAGGTGTTTGCGTATCAATTGTTAGACATGTCTGTGGACCGGACGTTGGAAT ATTAAAAATAAGCAGACATAAGGTATGCTTAGTATCTTCCTTGTTGGATGCATGGGTGCATCTAAGAGATCGTGAGCAAAGCATGCTCACAGAAGCAATAGAGCAATTATCAATAAACACTGACCTAGGTGTATCAATACTAAAAGTATTACATGATGCCTGTGACAAACTGAAGACACAGTCTGAATTCTCTAATGTCCACATTTTGATATTGGTGGAGCAAAAGTTTCTATCACTATATTCAAGTAAAAATGCTCATGACTTGTATGCTTCTGATATATTGATGATGATGCTTATGTGTTGGGTAGTAAATCTAAAAAGGAATGGTGAATATCTATATGGATACAATGGCAACACAGATGACGACCGTAATGATATTCTTTTACCTGACAATAATTCTTTCAAAGAAGAGCAAATTGCTTTTGGAGGAAAGCTTGCAAATCCTACTTCAGAAGATATTACAAACTTATTCA GAGGGTCGAGAGAATCTTCCATTAACGAAGGTTTACATTCTTTAATGGACGATGATTTGTACAGCAATATACTTCTGCTCGGATCCGAACACGATTACATCGCTAATGCAGTTCACATTTTTGAATTAGCCGAAGGCATTAATCTTGTCATGATAGTGGAAGTAACGAATCTGGCTACATCGTCCGGATTGTACGATAgttttcattatttaaatattataaatggTCTACAACTTCAAAGAGACATTGACGAGTTAAGACCAGCATTCGAAAATTTTGACTTAGCAATGAAGAAAGCATTAGATGGAATCAAGAAGAACAGAGCCAATGTTAGCAACGACGTCGACATGTGTCAGAGAAGGTTGCAAGTAAAGTGGGAGTTCGTTAGGAAAAAGTATATGGATCTCTTGAAATCCAGAGATCCAGAGTCTGTTCTTCAGATCGAATCGAATACGTCTGGGTTCACAgataatttaaaagaattatacaGATTAACGTGCTTCGACAAGAACTTCCTAAAGCAAGGCATTGACGTGCTTACAACCGTAGGCAGGCTTGTTCGTCAAAAACTGAACGATTTCAGTGATTTCCTCAAAGTAAAAGCACTGAAGAACTTCACGCTTGGAT CGAGAACTTCCCTAACCATCAATAAATATCTAGAAGAGTTTCCAGGCCTTGTGCATTTCATATACATAGACAGAACCACTCATCGGCTAACAGCTCCAACATTAGACTTTACAAATCCAGAAACTCTCACTCTTACAACAAAGAag ATTTGGAATATGGTGAAGCAAAGTAGAATGCATTTAGAAGAAGGACACTTGTCGGTCATGTGGAAAGATACAACATTCAATTATGCTTATTTTTTATGGTTTGAGGACAGTTCT gGATCACCATTAAAGTGTAAAGTTTATTTGAATCACATAATGAAAAATTTTCCTGTGCCTGGTATATTTTGCGGAGATTATTACAG aaaattagcTGAAACATGTTTTCCTAAATTATCCCCGAACAAAATCAGAATCTACGAACTTTACTGCGTTCACCTCGGCTTGGCAACATCATCGTGCGTTTTAGAACATTCCAGGAGACTCGCGGCTACAATATGGGAAGTCACAGGCGTCCCGAATAATCCTGCCGACATACTTTAA
- the LOC143357787 gene encoding BRISC complex subunit FAM175B, whose translation MADNDLLITISGAALSLLFYEYVGSRGDQMGFLLGENLEFVVKTYTDAENQIETVKRHNNIETVVTCPLPELLHDSIGRVNKEKLKDFMRDKSKQVIGWFRFRRNTNLVLTMRDKMLHREFASHFSGGNGCAEEFFVTCLLSSSITSDKGTHKFRHVFLRRTRGMFEPVPLKIINLGNDLTILDGSDYKPAPTKNLSNTPDVFSKLIESLSLDVTRTSGLESAIRIQKVAEQYLDKLIPQLCESDHEVAELERQIKEFELNRKEKLNGSTNNIEKKCEAGKDGVSRKSQKLDKLPPSRIGFPENVCEERQMLNDNSTATSQAFAAFKNKNTAANLEKCINQAKSKKPTADAINSTDLPRQDSPPIKSTTQNRRYSNMESEIVKESICKGETRESGVGRGRGKYIQKAQLGLKKARTSEPIATRSTSERTSHSQVSQQEPSEANCVQNTSSQVSYNQIAQKKTDNTRKSDAADNY comes from the exons ATGGCGGACAACGATTTGCTGATTACTATTTCAGGCGCTGCGCTCTCGTTATTATTCTACGAATATGTTGGCAGCCGGGGAGATCAG ATGGGTTTTTTGCTAGGGGAGAACCTTGAGTTCGTAGTGAAAACTTACACAGATGCAGAAAATCAAATAGAAACTGTGAAGAGACATAACA ATATTGAAACTGTTGTTACTTGCCCATTGCCAGAACTATTACACGATTCTATTGGTAGAGTTAATAAAGAGAAGTTGAAGGACTTTATGCGGGATAAGAGCAAACAAGTGATTGGTTGGTTTCGCTTCAGGCGCAACACAAACTTGGTGCTCACTATGAGGGACAAAATGTTACATAGAGAATTCGCTTCACATTTCTCTGGAGGCAATGGTTGTGCAGAAGAGTTCTTTGTTACATGCCTATTGAGCTCTTCGATCACCAGTGATAAAGGCACGCATAAATTTAGACATGTCTTCTTAAGACGCACAAGAGG GATGTTTGAACCTGttcctttaaaaattattaacctgGGAAACGATTTAACTATACTTGATGGTTCTGATTACAAGCCTGCCCCTACCAAAAACTTATCAAATACACCAGATGTATTCAGTAAACTTATAGAGTCTTTAAG TCTGGATGTCACAAGAACTTCTGGACTCGAATCTGCTATTAGAATACAAAAAGTAGCCGAACAGTATTTAGATAAGTTAATCCCACAGTTATGTGAATCTGATCACGAAGTGGCAGAGTTGGAGAGGCAGATAAAGGAATTTGAGCTTAATAGGAAGGAAAAACTAAATGGAAGTACAAATAACATTGAGAAAAAATGTGAAGCAGGAAAAGATGGTGTCAGTAGGAAATCTCAAAAGTTAGATAAATTACCCCCCTCTAGAATAGGTTTTCCAGAAAACGTTTGTGAAGAAAGGCAAATGCTTAATGATAATTCTACTGCAACT AGTCAAGCGTTTGCagcttttaaaaataaaaatacagcaGCGAATCTAGAAAAATGTATTAATCAAGCCAAGTCAAAGAAACCAACTGCAGATGCGATAAATAGCACAGATTTACCACGTCAGGATTCACCACCTATAAAGTCCACTACTCAAAACAGACGTTACTCCAACATGGAATCGGAAATAGTGAAGGAATCTATCTGTAAAGGTGAGACACGCGAAAGCGGTGTCGGTAGAGGTAGGGGAAAATACATACAGAAGGCTCAGCTTGGACTGAAAAAAGCTAGGACATCGGAGCCGATTGCTACACGGAGCACTAGTGAAAGAACTTCGCATAGTCAAGTGTCACAACAAGAACCGAGTGAGGCGAATTGTGTGCAAAATACATCCTCCCAAGTATCTTATAATCAAATTGCACAGAAAAAGACGGACAATACGCGAAAATCGGATGCAGCGGACAACTATTAA